The following proteins are co-located in the Hydractinia symbiolongicarpus strain clone_291-10 chromosome 7, HSymV2.1, whole genome shotgun sequence genome:
- the LOC130648586 gene encoding ras-related C3 botulinum toxin substrate 1-like — translation FSLSDQTSYEHVRTKWHPELKRYRPTAAIVLVGTKLDTRDDKEYAEKHEKEGRKIITTEEGIELAKKIGAVKYLECSALTQQGVNEVFEEVARAGLHVLKTTHTPTQRKKCTLL, via the coding sequence ttttcacTATCAGATCAAACATCATATGAACACGTGCGTACGAAATGGCATCCAGAACTTAAAAGATATCGTCCTACTGCAGCTATCGTGTTAGTTGGTACAAAACTTGATACACGGGACGATAAAGAGTATGCTGAGAAACATGAAAAAGAAGGGAGAAAAATAATTACAACAGAAGAAGGGATAGAACTAGCGAAAAAAATAGGAGCTGTGAAGTATTTAGAATGTTCTGCATTGACGCAACAAGGTGTAAATGAAGTATTTGAGGAAGTGGCTAGAGCTGGGTTACATGTTTTGAAAACAACTCATACTCCaactcaaagaaaaaaatgtacatTGTTATAA
- the LOC130649605 gene encoding cdc42 homolog isoform X2: MSNDIKCVVVADRHVGRTTLLITYVTKQFPTEYIPTVFDNYVVDVELKESGESARVGLMEAANHFGMIFLLSTLATDCPCNYQDVTLYKIICFIYSEEEERLRPLIYPQTIEHLMNTCVQNGIQNLKDIVLPQLSY; encoded by the exons ATGAGCAATGACATAAAATGTGTAGTTGTTGCCGATAG ACACGTTGGAAGAACTACTTTGCTTATAACGTATGTAACTAAACAGTTTCCAACCGAATATATTCCCACTGT CTTCGATAATTATGTGGTGGATGTGGAACTAAAAGAGAGTGGAGAATCGGCACGTGTTGGTTTGATGGAAGCTGCTAATCATTTTGGTATGATTTTCTTGTTAAGCACCCTCGCAACCGATTGCCCATGTAACTACCAAGATGTAACCTTATATAAAATTATATGTTTCATATATTCAGAGGAGGAAGAGAGACTGAGACCTCTAATTTATCCTCAAACA ATCGAACATCTTATGAACACGTGCGTACAAAATGGCATCCAGAACTTAAAAGATATCGTCCTACCGCAGCTATCATATTAG
- the LOC130649605 gene encoding cdc42 homolog isoform X1: MSNDIKCVVVADRHVGRTTLLITYVTKQFPTEYIPTVFDNYVVDVELKESGESARVGLMEAANHFGMIFLLSTLATDCPCNYQDVTLYKIICFIYSEEEERLRPLIYPQTMCFWYVFHYQIEHLMNTCVQNGIQNLKDIVLPQLSY, translated from the exons ATGAGCAATGACATAAAATGTGTAGTTGTTGCCGATAG ACACGTTGGAAGAACTACTTTGCTTATAACGTATGTAACTAAACAGTTTCCAACCGAATATATTCCCACTGT CTTCGATAATTATGTGGTGGATGTGGAACTAAAAGAGAGTGGAGAATCGGCACGTGTTGGTTTGATGGAAGCTGCTAATCATTTTGGTATGATTTTCTTGTTAAGCACCCTCGCAACCGATTGCCCATGTAACTACCAAGATGTAACCTTATATAAAATTATATGTTTCATATATTCAGAGGAGGAAGAGAGACTGAGACCTCTAATTTATCCTCAAACA atgtGTTTTTGGTATGTTTTTCACTATCAGATCGAACATCTTATGAACACGTGCGTACAAAATGGCATCCAGAACTTAAAAGATATCGTCCTACCGCAGCTATCATATTAG
- the LOC130649605 gene encoding cdc42 homolog isoform X4 encodes MSNDIKCVVVADRHVGRTTLLITYVTKQFPTEYIPTVFDNYVVDVELKESGESARVGLMEAANHFEEEERLRPLIYPQTIEHLMNTCVQNGIQNLKDIVLPQLSY; translated from the exons ATGAGCAATGACATAAAATGTGTAGTTGTTGCCGATAG ACACGTTGGAAGAACTACTTTGCTTATAACGTATGTAACTAAACAGTTTCCAACCGAATATATTCCCACTGT CTTCGATAATTATGTGGTGGATGTGGAACTAAAAGAGAGTGGAGAATCGGCACGTGTTGGTTTGATGGAAGCTGCTAATCATTTTG AGGAGGAAGAGAGACTGAGACCTCTAATTTATCCTCAAACA ATCGAACATCTTATGAACACGTGCGTACAAAATGGCATCCAGAACTTAAAAGATATCGTCCTACCGCAGCTATCATATTAG
- the LOC130649605 gene encoding cdc42 homolog isoform X3, with the protein MSNDIKCVVVADRHVGRTTLLITYVTKQFPTEYIPTVFDNYVVDVELKESGESARVGLMEAANHFEEEERLRPLIYPQTMCFWYVFHYQIEHLMNTCVQNGIQNLKDIVLPQLSY; encoded by the exons ATGAGCAATGACATAAAATGTGTAGTTGTTGCCGATAG ACACGTTGGAAGAACTACTTTGCTTATAACGTATGTAACTAAACAGTTTCCAACCGAATATATTCCCACTGT CTTCGATAATTATGTGGTGGATGTGGAACTAAAAGAGAGTGGAGAATCGGCACGTGTTGGTTTGATGGAAGCTGCTAATCATTTTG AGGAGGAAGAGAGACTGAGACCTCTAATTTATCCTCAAACA atgtGTTTTTGGTATGTTTTTCACTATCAGATCGAACATCTTATGAACACGTGCGTACAAAATGGCATCCAGAACTTAAAAGATATCGTCCTACCGCAGCTATCATATTAG